One window of Oscillibacter hominis genomic DNA carries:
- the rpe gene encoding ribulose-phosphate 3-epimerase, with the protein MVKIAPSILSADFANLEREIRRIETADYVHVDVMDGLFVPNISIGIPVVQCIRPVTALPLDVHLMIVEPIRYVERFCDAGADLVTVHVESDSEENLHGAIAKIHAKGKRSGVVLKPKTPAEAVLPYLKEVELILVMTVEPGFGGQSFMADQMDKVRAIRRLIDRHNPDCELEVDGGVGVDTCRTCIEAGANVLVAGSAVYKAEDIPGRIRALRGE; encoded by the coding sequence ATGGTGAAAATTGCTCCTTCCATCCTCTCCGCCGACTTTGCAAATTTGGAGCGGGAGATCCGCCGGATTGAAACAGCCGATTACGTCCATGTGGACGTGATGGACGGCCTCTTTGTCCCCAACATCTCCATCGGTATCCCGGTGGTCCAGTGCATCCGGCCGGTCACCGCCCTGCCCCTGGACGTCCATCTCATGATTGTGGAGCCCATCCGCTATGTGGAGCGCTTCTGCGACGCGGGCGCCGACCTGGTGACGGTGCATGTGGAGTCCGACTCCGAGGAAAACCTTCACGGCGCCATCGCAAAAATCCACGCCAAGGGCAAGCGCTCCGGCGTGGTGCTCAAGCCCAAGACCCCCGCGGAGGCGGTGCTTCCCTATTTAAAGGAAGTGGAGCTTATTTTGGTGATGACGGTGGAGCCCGGCTTTGGCGGGCAGAGCTTCATGGCCGACCAGATGGATAAGGTACGTGCCATCCGCCGGCTGATCGACCGCCACAACCCGGATTGCGAGTTGGAGGTGGACGGCGGCGTGGGCGTGGACACCTGCCGCACCTGCATTGAGGCCGGAGCCAACGTATTGGTGGCCGGCAGCGCCGTGTATAAGGCAGAGGACATCCCCGGACGCATCCGCGCGCTGCGGGGCGAATGA
- a CDS encoding response regulator transcription factor — MGRNILVVEDDPNISDLIRMYLVKEGFDVRIAGDGGRALEEFAKGVPDLILLDIMLPVMDGWAVCAKIRETSKVPIIMLTAKSEVFDKIHGLEMGADDYIIKPFEMKELIARINAVLRRTEIPDDTKKRLVFDKLIINLDSYELIVDGKKVDTPPKELELLYHLAATPNRVYTRNQLLDEVWGFDYFGDSRTVDVHIKRLREKVENVSDQWALKTVWGVGYKFELTGGKQQ, encoded by the coding sequence ATGGGACGCAACATATTGGTGGTGGAGGACGATCCCAATATTTCCGACCTCATACGCATGTATCTGGTGAAAGAGGGATTTGACGTGCGGATCGCCGGCGACGGCGGCCGGGCGCTGGAAGAGTTTGCCAAGGGAGTGCCGGACCTGATCCTTCTGGATATCATGCTGCCGGTGATGGACGGGTGGGCGGTCTGCGCCAAGATCCGGGAGACCTCCAAGGTGCCCATCATCATGCTCACCGCGAAAAGCGAGGTCTTTGACAAGATCCACGGCCTGGAGATGGGTGCGGACGACTATATCATCAAGCCCTTTGAGATGAAGGAGCTGATCGCCCGGATCAACGCGGTGCTGCGCCGCACTGAAATCCCGGACGACACGAAAAAGCGTTTGGTATTTGATAAGCTGATCATCAACCTGGACTCCTATGAGCTGATCGTGGACGGGAAAAAGGTGGATACGCCGCCCAAGGAACTGGAGCTTCTTTACCATCTGGCCGCCACCCCCAACCGGGTCTACACCCGCAACCAGCTGCTGGACGAGGTGTGGGGCTTTGACTATTTCGGCGACAGCCGCACCGTGGACGTGCACATCAAGCGCCTGCGGGAAAAGGTGGAGAACGTCTCCGACCAGTGGGCGCTCAAGACGGTGTGGGGCGTGGGATACAAGTTTGAGCTGACCGGCGGCAAGCAGCAGTAG
- a CDS encoding desulfoferrodoxin family protein, translated as MKFYVCAHCGNIITYEHSAGVPVFCCGEEMKELVPGSVEAAVEKHLPVIETDGSTVTVKVGSVEHPMLEEHHIEFIVLETKEGSQRKELKPGVKPVAKFALADGDSVVAAYEYCNLHGLWKTEA; from the coding sequence ATGAAGTTTTATGTCTGTGCCCACTGCGGCAATATCATTACCTATGAGCACTCCGCCGGAGTTCCCGTGTTCTGCTGCGGAGAGGAGATGAAGGAACTGGTGCCCGGCTCTGTGGAGGCCGCGGTGGAAAAGCACCTGCCGGTCATCGAGACCGACGGCAGCACAGTCACGGTGAAGGTGGGCTCCGTGGAGCACCCCATGCTGGAGGAGCACCACATTGAGTTCATCGTCCTGGAGACCAAAGAGGGCAGCCAGCGCAAGGAGCTGAAGCCCGGCGTGAAGCCGGTGGCCAAGTTTGCCCTCGCCGATGGAGACAGCGTGGTGGCGGCCTATGAGTACTGCAACCTCCACGGCCTGTGGAAGACGGAGGCCTGA
- a CDS encoding NAD(P)/FAD-dependent oxidoreductase, which translates to MFYEVAVIGAGPAGLSAAVNARLRGKSVAVVGNNPEENPLWKAPKVDNYLGMPEKTGRELLEEFTVHAERSGTQLIRGKVLNVGTDTERWYLGVGTDVLEAGAVVLAAGVARGRKFEGEERFVGAGVSYCATCDGMLYRGKRAAVLGFTADAEQEAEHLRSIGVDTLFFPRPRQCELQGEHKVESIRVDGAEYAVDGVFILRPTVAPADLIPGLETAGGFVTVNQAMATNLPGLFAAGDCTGLPLQLARAVGQGLVAGQSAAAYWDKIAKSQASESK; encoded by the coding sequence ATGTTCTATGAAGTGGCGGTCATCGGCGCGGGGCCTGCGGGCCTTTCCGCAGCCGTCAACGCCCGGCTGCGGGGCAAAAGCGTGGCCGTGGTGGGAAACAATCCGGAGGAGAACCCGCTCTGGAAGGCCCCAAAAGTGGACAATTACCTGGGCATGCCGGAAAAGACCGGCCGGGAGCTGCTGGAGGAGTTCACCGTCCACGCGGAGCGCTCGGGCACCCAGCTGATCCGGGGGAAGGTCCTCAATGTGGGGACCGACACGGAGCGGTGGTATCTGGGCGTTGGCACCGACGTCCTGGAGGCCGGTGCCGTGGTCCTGGCGGCAGGCGTGGCCCGGGGCCGGAAGTTTGAAGGAGAAGAGCGGTTTGTGGGCGCCGGCGTCAGCTACTGCGCCACCTGCGACGGGATGCTGTACCGGGGGAAGCGGGCCGCCGTGCTGGGCTTTACCGCGGACGCGGAGCAGGAGGCGGAGCACTTACGCAGCATTGGCGTGGATACGCTGTTTTTCCCACGGCCCCGGCAGTGTGAGCTCCAGGGGGAACATAAGGTGGAGTCCATCCGCGTGGACGGCGCCGAGTACGCGGTGGACGGCGTGTTCATCCTGCGGCCCACGGTGGCGCCGGCGGATTTGATCCCGGGCCTTGAGACGGCTGGCGGATTTGTCACCGTGAACCAAGCCATGGCCACCAACCTGCCGGGCTTGTTTGCGGCGGGGGACTGCACGGGCCTTCCCCTTCAGCTGGCACGGGCTGTGGGCCAGGGGCTGGTGGCGGGACAGAGCGCCGCCGCCTACTGGGATAAGATCGCAAAGTCACAAGCAAGTGAGTCAAAATAA
- a CDS encoding DNA-3-methyladenine glycosylase I: protein MDQPNVCRCGWCNLTNQAYIDYHDREWGIPTRDDHALFELLLLENFQAGLSWECVLNKRESFRQAFDRFDLDRVCGYGEADVQRLLSNPGIIRNQLKIRAAITNARVFRAIGLEYGSFSSYIWHFTKGRILYETGKSSSGLSDQVSGELRKRGMKFVGTTIVYSYLQAIGVINSHEERCFLYRSGRQ, encoded by the coding sequence ATGGATCAACCGAACGTTTGCAGGTGCGGCTGGTGCAACCTGACCAACCAGGCGTACATCGACTACCACGACAGGGAATGGGGCATACCCACCCGCGACGACCACGCGTTATTTGAGCTTCTTCTCCTGGAGAACTTCCAGGCCGGGCTGTCCTGGGAATGCGTGCTGAACAAGCGGGAGTCGTTCCGCCAGGCCTTTGACCGGTTTGATTTGGACAGGGTCTGCGGCTATGGGGAGGCGGACGTGCAGCGGCTGCTGTCCAACCCGGGCATCATCCGAAACCAGTTGAAAATCCGGGCCGCCATCACCAACGCAAGGGTGTTCCGGGCCATTGGGCTGGAATACGGCTCATTTTCCAGCTACATCTGGCACTTTACAAAGGGCCGTATCCTCTATGAGACCGGAAAATCCAGCTCAGGCCTCTCGGACCAGGTCTCGGGCGAACTGCGCAAACGGGGCATGAAGTTTGTGGGCACCACAATCGTCTATTCGTACCTGCAGGCCATCGGCGTGATCAACTCCCACGAAGAGCGCTGCTTTTTGTACCGCTCCGGCAGGCAGTGA
- a CDS encoding PhzF family phenazine biosynthesis protein, whose translation MEIYTVNAFAKRSGGGNGAGVVPDASGLTEEQMQSIAKLLGFSETAFVAPSAQAELRLRFFTPAGEVPLCGHATIGTFSVLGAIGKLAPGEYTQETGAGCLRVRLEEDGTVLMEQSKPIFSGPADREAIARSLGGSAEELLNPELGVEIVSTGLRDILVPVRSREALWRIQPDFEQVSRLSRDYDVVGYHLFTEETLGRAAAHCRNLAPLYGIPEEAATGTSTGALCCYLFRRGRIGAGELTAFEQGYSMDRPSEILARVEARGEEIQEVWVGGRALDIEKREL comes from the coding sequence ATGGAGATTTACACTGTCAATGCGTTTGCAAAGCGTTCCGGCGGTGGGAACGGCGCCGGAGTGGTACCCGACGCCTCGGGACTGACGGAGGAACAGATGCAGTCCATTGCAAAACTGCTGGGCTTCAGCGAGACTGCCTTTGTGGCACCCTCCGCCCAGGCGGAATTGCGCCTGCGGTTTTTCACCCCGGCCGGCGAGGTGCCGCTGTGCGGCCATGCCACCATCGGAACCTTTTCTGTCTTGGGTGCCATCGGCAAGCTGGCCCCCGGGGAGTACACCCAGGAGACCGGGGCGGGGTGCCTGCGGGTGCGGCTGGAGGAGGACGGCACCGTGCTGATGGAGCAGTCCAAACCCATCTTTTCCGGCCCGGCGGATCGGGAGGCCATCGCCCGCTCCCTGGGCGGCAGCGCGGAGGAATTGCTGAACCCGGAGCTGGGCGTGGAGATCGTCTCCACCGGACTGCGGGACATTTTGGTGCCGGTGCGGAGCCGGGAGGCCCTGTGGCGCATCCAGCCGGATTTTGAGCAGGTGTCCCGCCTGAGCCGGGACTATGACGTGGTGGGCTACCATCTCTTTACGGAGGAGACCCTGGGCCGGGCCGCAGCTCACTGCCGGAACCTGGCTCCGCTGTACGGCATTCCGGAGGAGGCGGCCACCGGCACCTCCACAGGGGCGCTGTGCTGCTATCTCTTCCGCCGGGGGCGGATCGGGGCAGGGGAGCTCACGGCCTTTGAACAGGGCTATTCCATGGACCGGCCCTCGGAAATCCTGGCCCGCGTGGAGGCCAGGGGAGAGGAAATCCAGGAGGTCTGGGTAGGCGGCCGTGCCTTAGACATCGAAAAGCGGGAGCTTTGA
- a CDS encoding S1C family serine protease: MENEFNQVPASGLADAGPLTTGRGGAGPSGREREWDPREVVEYYVPGPAEEVVERYVSGYTLPQYRKQPIRRRRGKRGFLIFLGCIAALAGMTAVYYLIPDQVFSERPGFIYETPSKEITMDTYPTGGDVRLTLRAFTGEALSAQEIYRKVNPSVVTVMVQLEDGIGVGTGVIFTSDGYILTNYHVVEGGSHCTVALDYGRVIEAKYVAGDADNDLAVLKADAEGLNAAEFGDSNALMVGDPVYAIGNPLGVELRGTLTDGIVSAINRDVQVQGRTLTLIQTNAALNSGNSGGPLINCYGQVVGINTIKMSTNYKTTIEGLGFALPTSVITYMVNDLIQHGEIHSEPTLGITVQPLATLLPDGNQGIEVEEVYQGTGAHQAGVRPGDVIVEAEGESVSTSADLLRIRRGILAGESMELLIWRDGEYLTLSVVLTAE, encoded by the coding sequence ATGGAGAATGAATTCAATCAGGTCCCAGCCTCCGGCCTGGCGGATGCGGGACCGCTGACGACAGGGCGGGGCGGCGCCGGGCCCTCCGGCCGGGAAAGGGAGTGGGACCCCCGGGAGGTAGTGGAGTACTACGTGCCGGGTCCCGCCGAAGAGGTGGTGGAGCGGTACGTCAGCGGCTACACGCTGCCCCAATACCGGAAGCAGCCCATCCGCCGCCGCCGCGGCAAGAGGGGCTTTTTGATTTTTCTTGGCTGCATCGCGGCGCTGGCCGGGATGACGGCGGTCTATTATCTGATACCGGATCAGGTCTTTTCGGAGCGCCCCGGGTTCATTTATGAAACGCCCTCCAAGGAGATCACCATGGACACTTATCCCACCGGGGGCGACGTGCGGCTGACGCTGCGGGCCTTCACCGGGGAAGCGCTCAGCGCCCAGGAGATCTACAGGAAGGTAAATCCCTCCGTGGTGACGGTCATGGTGCAGCTGGAGGACGGCATCGGCGTCGGGACTGGCGTGATCTTCACCTCCGACGGATATATCCTCACCAACTACCATGTGGTGGAGGGGGGCAGCCACTGCACCGTGGCGCTGGACTACGGCCGGGTCATCGAGGCCAAATACGTGGCCGGGGACGCGGACAACGACCTGGCCGTGCTGAAGGCCGACGCGGAGGGGCTGAATGCGGCGGAGTTCGGCGATTCCAACGCCCTCATGGTGGGTGACCCGGTCTACGCCATCGGGAACCCACTGGGCGTGGAGCTGCGTGGCACGCTGACCGACGGGATCGTCTCAGCCATCAACCGGGACGTACAGGTCCAGGGCCGGACGCTGACGCTGATTCAGACCAACGCGGCGCTGAACAGCGGCAATTCCGGCGGCCCGCTGATCAACTGCTACGGCCAGGTGGTGGGCATCAACACCATTAAAATGAGCACCAACTACAAGACCACCATCGAAGGCCTTGGCTTTGCCCTGCCCACCAGCGTCATCACATACATGGTCAACGACCTCATCCAGCATGGGGAAATCCACTCCGAGCCCACCTTAGGCATCACTGTGCAGCCGCTGGCCACGCTGCTGCCGGACGGCAACCAGGGCATCGAGGTGGAGGAGGTGTACCAAGGCACCGGCGCCCATCAGGCGGGCGTGCGCCCCGGAGACGTCATTGTGGAGGCGGAGGGGGAGAGCGTATCCACCAGTGCGGACCTGCTGCGCATCCGCCGGGGGATTCTGGCGGGTGAGAGCATGGAGCTGCTCATCTGGCGGGACGGGGAGTATCTGACGCTCTCCGTGGTGCTGACCGCAGAGTGA
- the trxA gene encoding thioredoxin — MALKHLTTATFDAAISNEPLAVVDFWATWCGPCRMLAPTVEKLAQQYDGKALVGKVDVDAEPELAQRYGIMSIPTVIFFKNGQEVDRKVGVQPLNAFAGVVDRNL, encoded by the coding sequence ATGGCATTGAAGCATTTGACGACGGCCACCTTTGACGCGGCCATTTCCAACGAGCCCCTTGCAGTGGTGGATTTCTGGGCCACCTGGTGCGGCCCCTGCCGCATGCTGGCCCCCACGGTGGAGAAGCTGGCCCAGCAGTATGACGGCAAGGCGCTGGTGGGCAAGGTGGACGTGGACGCGGAGCCGGAGCTGGCCCAGCGCTACGGCATCATGAGCATCCCCACGGTCATCTTCTTTAAAAACGGACAGGAAGTGGACCGGAAGGTGGGCGTGCAGCCCCTGAACGCCTTTGCGGGCGTGGTGGACCGAAACCTGTGA
- a CDS encoding ArsR/SmtB family transcription factor: MESEYKKRSELLKALSHPVRLRIVHGLLKTGCHNVTCMEEKTGMSQSCISQHLQKLRLAGAVTARRTGNEVYYSVSSPVVAGVVAALFEEEASNYVL; encoded by the coding sequence ATGGAATCAGAATACAAAAAGCGCTCGGAACTGCTGAAGGCACTGAGCCATCCCGTCCGGCTCCGCATCGTCCACGGCCTGTTGAAAACAGGGTGCCACAATGTCACCTGCATGGAGGAGAAGACGGGCATGTCCCAGTCCTGCATCTCCCAGCATTTACAGAAGCTGCGCCTGGCTGGGGCCGTGACCGCCCGGAGGACGGGCAACGAGGTATACTACAGCGTGTCGTCGCCGGTGGTAGCGGGCGTGGTGGCGGCGCTTTTTGAAGAGGAGGCGTCAAATTATGTTCTATGA
- a CDS encoding ATP-binding protein, which produces MGKQKNRAGQGLYWRQFRLTAGMVLLTLFLLGASFFALSYNYARDEKSADLQAKAQTVAELSADYLESNVETQGEALQQLATFAASVSDANFLICNVRGEALLTTDSSLDGKTVTLPADMAQRVLTDGQYTGRSTINGTYEKSRMVIAVPAASRLTGETVGIVLAVTDAAAVNGMWRNFIGLFFMTSMVVLMIAFVTSSVTTMQQIKPIQDMVRATRQYAEGNFDIRMEDYGRTDEIGELATSFNAMAESLQQTERQRREFIANISHELKTPMTTIAGYTDGILDGTIPPENERQYLQIISDESRRLSRLVRRMLDVSQLQSMDPLRPGEHFDICESARRVLISMERKITDKGLDVDADIPEEPILVLGDNDLITQVIYNLLENATKFARPGTNLYLGVKLQDAKARVTVQNLGDTIPAEELPLLFERFHKSDKSRSEDKDGVGLGLYIVKTILEQHREKINVTSENGVTTFSFSLNAE; this is translated from the coding sequence ATGGGAAAGCAGAAAAACAGAGCGGGCCAGGGCCTGTACTGGCGGCAGTTCCGGCTGACCGCCGGCATGGTGCTGCTGACGCTGTTCCTGTTGGGCGCGTCTTTTTTCGCACTGAGCTACAACTATGCCAGGGATGAAAAGAGCGCGGACCTCCAGGCCAAGGCCCAGACGGTGGCGGAGCTGTCGGCAGATTACCTGGAATCCAATGTGGAGACCCAGGGCGAGGCGCTGCAGCAGCTGGCCACCTTTGCCGCCTCCGTCTCCGACGCAAACTTCCTGATCTGCAACGTCCGGGGCGAGGCGCTGCTGACCACTGACAGCTCTTTAGACGGGAAGACCGTGACATTGCCCGCCGACATGGCCCAGCGCGTCCTGACCGACGGGCAGTATACGGGGCGCAGCACCATCAACGGGACCTACGAAAAGTCCCGCATGGTCATCGCCGTGCCCGCCGCCTCCCGCCTCACCGGCGAGACGGTGGGGATTGTGCTGGCCGTTACCGACGCTGCTGCGGTCAACGGCATGTGGCGCAACTTCATCGGGCTGTTCTTCATGACCTCCATGGTGGTGCTGATGATTGCCTTTGTGACTTCCTCCGTCACCACCATGCAGCAGATCAAGCCCATTCAGGACATGGTCCGGGCAACCCGCCAGTATGCGGAGGGGAACTTTGACATCCGCATGGAGGATTACGGCCGAACCGACGAGATCGGAGAGCTGGCCACCTCCTTCAACGCCATGGCCGAATCGCTGCAGCAGACGGAGCGGCAGCGGCGTGAGTTCATTGCCAACATCTCCCACGAACTCAAGACGCCCATGACCACCATCGCCGGCTACACCGACGGCATCCTGGATGGCACCATCCCGCCGGAGAACGAGCGTCAGTACCTCCAGATCATCTCCGACGAGAGCCGGCGGCTGAGCCGCCTCGTGCGGCGTATGTTAGATGTGTCCCAGCTTCAGTCCATGGACCCCCTGCGGCCCGGGGAGCACTTCGATATCTGTGAAAGTGCCAGGCGGGTGCTGATCTCGATGGAGCGGAAGATCACGGACAAGGGGCTGGACGTGGATGCGGACATCCCCGAGGAGCCCATTTTGGTGCTGGGTGACAACGACCTGATCACCCAGGTGATCTACAACCTTTTGGAAAACGCCACCAAGTTTGCCCGCCCCGGCACCAATTTGTACCTTGGGGTGAAGCTGCAGGATGCCAAGGCCCGGGTGACGGTGCAAAACTTAGGAGATACCATCCCGGCGGAGGAGCTGCCGCTGCTGTTCGAGCGGTTCCACAAGAGCGACAAGTCCCGCAGCGAGGATAAGGACGGCGTGGGGCTGGGTCTCTATATTGTCAAGACGATTCTGGAACAGCACAGGGAGAAGATCAATGTCACCAGCGAGAATGGAGTCACCACGTTTTCCTTCTCGCTGAATGCTGAGTAA
- the recR gene encoding recombination mediator RecR, with the protein MEYLPAPLEKLVEQFARLPGIGGKSAQRLAFFILSLPQSEAQAFADAIVDAKKSVTLCPECCNFTAGGLCPICSSPKRDSSLICVVADPRDVTAIERSREFNGHYHVLHGVISPMNHVGPDDLQIKALVDRVARGGVQEVIMATNPDTEGETTAMYVARLLKPFDVRVTRLAYGIPVGGHLEFADDATLMRALEGRQDI; encoded by the coding sequence ATGGAATATCTTCCCGCACCCCTTGAAAAGTTGGTGGAACAGTTTGCCCGGCTGCCGGGGATCGGCGGCAAGTCCGCCCAGCGGCTGGCCTTTTTTATCCTGAGCCTGCCCCAGTCTGAGGCCCAGGCCTTTGCCGACGCCATTGTGGACGCCAAAAAGAGCGTGACGCTCTGTCCCGAGTGCTGCAACTTCACTGCCGGGGGCCTGTGCCCCATCTGCTCCTCGCCCAAGCGGGACAGCTCCCTTATCTGCGTGGTGGCGGACCCCCGGGACGTGACCGCCATAGAGCGCTCCCGGGAGTTCAACGGCCACTACCACGTGCTCCACGGTGTCATCTCCCCCATGAATCACGTGGGGCCCGACGACCTGCAGATCAAGGCCCTGGTGGACCGCGTCGCACGGGGCGGCGTACAGGAGGTCATCATGGCCACCAATCCCGACACGGAGGGCGAGACCACGGCCATGTACGTGGCCCGGCTGCTCAAGCCCTTTGACGTGCGGGTCACCCGCCTGGCCTACGGCATCCCCGTGGGCGGACACCTGGAGTTCGCCGACGACGCCACGCTGATGCGGGCCCTGGAGGGCCGCCAGGACATCTGA
- a CDS encoding DUF3810 domain-containing protein, which produces MRSFFLRYQKLHVWLLALVAFFTAFAVSRGNRALMNAVAEHVTAPVKCALGRMWGLVPFSGMELLVAALLLFIVAYLILWARAVIRSRPRRRAVYSGFLGALCTGLTIYAVCCLLWGVNYYTDSFQDKSGIREQPVAIEDLYHVTQYFADRLTETSDLVERDESGVFAVPRDAIFEGSTSVYDAVEQQFPFLKFPDQAPKRVLFSKVMSAMDFTGVFCPFTGESNLNVDSPACLLPSTIAHELAHQRGIASEQECNFLAVLASTSCGSDVYAYSGWLLGYIHLGNALYQADETLWRSVWETLPEGARADLAFNNAYWASFEGPASRASQKVYDGFLKGYGEAAGIKSYGTVVDLLVVYYQDFT; this is translated from the coding sequence ATGCGCTCATTTTTTCTGCGGTACCAAAAGCTCCACGTGTGGCTGCTTGCGCTGGTAGCGTTTTTTACGGCCTTTGCCGTAAGCCGGGGAAACCGGGCGCTGATGAACGCCGTGGCGGAGCACGTCACTGCCCCGGTGAAGTGCGCCCTGGGCCGCATGTGGGGGCTGGTGCCCTTTTCCGGCATGGAGCTGCTGGTGGCGGCGCTGCTCCTGTTCATCGTGGCCTACCTGATCCTCTGGGCCCGGGCCGTGATCCGCTCCCGGCCCCGACGCCGGGCGGTGTACAGCGGCTTTTTGGGGGCGCTGTGCACGGGGCTGACCATCTATGCCGTCTGCTGCCTCCTCTGGGGAGTGAACTACTACACCGACAGCTTTCAGGACAAATCCGGCATCCGGGAGCAGCCGGTTGCCATAGAGGACTTGTACCATGTGACCCAATATTTTGCCGACCGCCTGACGGAGACCTCGGATTTGGTGGAGCGAGACGAAAGCGGGGTGTTCGCCGTGCCCCGGGATGCTATCTTTGAAGGCAGCACCTCAGTCTACGACGCGGTGGAGCAGCAGTTTCCCTTCCTCAAATTCCCGGACCAGGCGCCCAAGCGGGTGCTGTTTTCCAAGGTCATGAGTGCCATGGACTTCACAGGGGTGTTCTGCCCCTTTACCGGGGAGTCCAATCTGAATGTGGACAGCCCGGCTTGCCTTCTGCCCTCCACCATTGCCCACGAGCTGGCCCATCAGCGGGGGATTGCCTCGGAGCAGGAGTGTAACTTCCTCGCTGTGCTGGCCTCTACCTCCTGCGGCAGCGATGTCTACGCCTATTCCGGGTGGCTTTTGGGCTATATCCACCTGGGAAACGCATTATACCAGGCCGACGAGACGCTGTGGCGCTCCGTGTGGGAGACGCTGCCGGAGGGGGCACGGGCGGACCTGGCGTTCAACAACGCCTACTGGGCCAGCTTTGAAGGACCGGCATCCCGGGCCAGCCAGAAGGTTTACGATGGCTTCCTCAAGGGCTACGGTGAGGCGGCGGGCATCAAGAGCTACGGCACGGTGGTGGACCTGCTGGTGGTATACTATCAGGATTTTACATAA
- a CDS encoding 1-aminocyclopropane-1-carboxylate deaminase/D-cysteine desulfhydrase — MMKDLQQFPRIPLGVYPTPFYKLEAVSRKEGVNLWIKRDDLCGVALGGNKVRKLEYLLADAKARGCDVVFTAGGAQSNHAMLTAACAARLGMRAVLVLKKRGVSGHLGNLVLDDIFGAQVHFVDTDSYDDVYAETARMASELEAQGHKCYEIPVGGSTPLGSLGYAQCVREMAEQSAAAGVRLDHIVSATGSGGTTAGLLLGSALYLNGTPVLGVGVDNDPFEEIVPYLARDAAALIGAEPNLGPFSMRYHFGSGYAVPNPEDTPAILDLARSEGILLDPVYTGKAYAGMLRLLHEGFFGGAENIVFVHTGGAAALFAMDLG, encoded by the coding sequence ATGATGAAAGACTTACAACAATTTCCCCGTATCCCCTTGGGCGTCTACCCCACCCCTTTCTATAAGCTGGAGGCCGTCAGCCGCAAGGAGGGCGTCAACCTCTGGATCAAGCGGGACGACCTGTGCGGCGTGGCGCTGGGCGGCAATAAGGTGCGCAAGCTGGAATACCTCCTGGCCGACGCAAAGGCGCGGGGCTGCGACGTGGTCTTTACCGCCGGAGGCGCCCAGTCCAACCACGCCATGCTGACCGCCGCCTGCGCAGCCCGGCTGGGTATGCGGGCCGTATTGGTGCTGAAAAAGCGGGGCGTCAGCGGACATCTGGGCAACCTGGTGCTGGACGACATCTTCGGCGCCCAAGTCCATTTCGTGGATACGGACAGCTATGACGACGTGTACGCGGAGACCGCCCGCATGGCCTCAGAGCTGGAGGCCCAGGGCCACAAATGCTATGAGATTCCCGTGGGCGGCTCCACGCCTTTGGGCTCTCTTGGATACGCCCAGTGCGTGCGGGAAATGGCGGAGCAGTCCGCGGCCGCAGGTGTACGGCTGGACCACATCGTCAGCGCCACCGGTTCCGGCGGCACCACCGCCGGCCTGCTCCTGGGCAGCGCCCTCTATTTAAATGGCACTCCGGTGCTGGGCGTGGGCGTGGACAACGACCCCTTTGAGGAGATCGTCCCCTATCTTGCCCGGGACGCGGCAGCATTGATCGGCGCAGAGCCCAACCTGGGCCCCTTTTCCATGCGCTATCACTTTGGCTCCGGATATGCCGTCCCCAATCCGGAGGATACGCCGGCCATTTTGGACCTGGCCCGGTCCGAGGGCATCCTGCTGGATCCGGTCTACACGGGCAAGGCCTACGCCGGTATGCTCCGGCTGCTGCACGAGGGGTTTTTCGGCGGTGCGGAGAACATCGTCTTCGTCCACACCGGCGGCGCGGCGGCCCTGTTCGCCATGGACCTCGGCTAA